Sequence from the uncultured Flavobacterium sp. genome:
CATTAAAGTACTACCATCTTGTTTTACGAATTGAAACAAAAAGTCAAGTGTAAAAGCTTTATAAGCAATAGTATTCGAAATACCGCCATAATACTGCGGATATGTAGGACCATAATATTTTCTGTCTCCAATGCCAGTTTCAGCAAATCCTCTAGAGATTCTGCCATCTCCGTTTACATCTTCAAATTGAGCAATACCATTAGCATTTACACCTGTAAAATTATACAAGTATCTGCCGCCCAAAGGTTTTCCAACAACATATTGAGAGTAATAACTCGTAAACTCTATACCTGGGAATGATTGTAATTTATTTGAATTTGTTGAAATATTAAAAGAGGTCGACCAGTTTAAGTTTTTAGTACGAACGTTTGTTGTACCAAGCGTAAATTCCCATCCTTGATTTTCAACTTTAGCCGGTAAATTTGCCGTATAAGTCGTAAATCCTGCCTGAGCACTAAGAGTATAGTTTACTAATTGATTACTCGAAGTATTTTTATAATACGCAGTAGTCAAAGAAATACGATCGTTTAGGAAACTGAAATCAAGTGCAACTTCAAATTTCTTTGTTAATCCCCATTTGATATTAGGGTTTGCAATTCTGGCTGCAGCCATCGAAGCATTTCCGTTTCCATAATTACGAGTGTCAAAAGTTTCAGCATATTGATAATCTCCAATCTCGTCGCTTCCTATTTCTCCATAACTAGAACGCAGTTTTCCAAAACTTAACCAGTCAGCATTTTTTAAGAAATTTTCCTGAGTAAAAACCCACGCACCACCAACAGATCCAAAATTTCCAAAACGATTATTAGCTCCAAAACGTGATGAACCATCTCTTCTAAAGTTAATATTCAGGATATATTTGTTAGCAATATTATAGTTAAGTCTGCTAAAAAGAGAAATGTATTTATATTCTATACTTCCGTTTGTAGCCGTTATATTTTCTGCAGTTCCCAGATTTCCAATTAAATTATCTGAACTATAACCGCTTGAACCCACATAAGAAGGCATTTCAGACTTTCTGTTTTGCCATGAACCTCCAACAAGCGCGGTTAAGTTTCCTTTCCATAATTCTGTTGTATAATTAAGCTGAGGCTCAACAGTAAAATTATTAGTATTATTAGTCGAAACAGTATATGATCTTTGAAAATTTAAACTCATATCGTTTGCTTCAGCATAAGCGTGATTTATTGCAGATGAAGGCATGAACTGTTTCGTTTGCATTTGAGCACGTCCGTATCCTAAATCTGTTTTAAAAGAAAATCCTTTTGCAATTTCATATTGAAGGCTCAAACTTGTTATTAAGTTTATTCCTTTATCCTCTACTCTTTTTTCTAAAGCTGCAAGCGGATTTATATCGCTAAAATAATCCGGTGACCAGTAATAGCTGCCATCTGCATTATACAAAGGACGGTTTGGAGCAGTACCTACTGCATAAGTTGTGATATCAAAAAATGGCAGTTTATTATTATCTGCTGCAAAAATTACAGAAGCTCCAATTTTTAATTTTTTATCAAGAGTACTGTGATTAATATTAAAGTTAGTAGAAAATTTGTCATAGCTGAAATCTCCCGGCACAACCGTAGTTTCTTTATGATAAGCACCGCTTAAAAGAAAGTTTGTTGTCTCATTACCGCCTTTTAAAGAAGCTGAATAATTATTAAAATTAGCTGTACCGCCTATTAGTTTTTTCTGCCAGTTGGTTTGAGCGTTCGGATCCCAATCAGTAATAGCAATACCATTACTATCAACATCAGCAACATCGCCATTGTTGTTTAAAGCTGTTTGCAACATATTCAGATAAGCTGGTGTGCCTAATGTTTTTACCATGTGAGCTACTTCAGAAACTCCAGAATTAGTCGTTATCGTAAACTCGGTTTTCCCGGCTTTTCCTTTTTTAGTGGTAATAAGAACTACACCATTAGCACCTCTTGAACCATAGATTGCTGTTGCATCTGCATCTTTCAGAATCTCAATGCTTTCTATGTCATTTGGGTTGATAATATTCAAAGGACTGGTCGATTTTTGAGCGCCCCTAATAACATCTTGATCCTGAACCTGTTCTTTGATATCATCTCCAATATATGGCACACCATCTACAATGTAAAGAGGTAAATTATTTCCCGCAATAAAATTTCTTCCTCGAATACTAATATTCATATCACTTCCTGCATAACCAGAAGTTTGTGTTACAAAAACTCCGGGAGCTCTTCCTTGCAGCGTTTGTAAAATATTAGTTACGGGTTGTTTTTCGATATCTTCAGCAGTAATTTTAACTACAGATCCTGTCGAAGTTCTTCTGGTAGTTGTTCCGTAACCAATAACTACGATTTCATCTAATTTGGCCAAATCGGGCTGCATATTAATGGTAATCGAAACTTGATTTTCAACTGTAATCTGCTGTGTTTTATATCCTAAATAAGACACTTTAAGTACATGTTTACCAGAAGGTAATTCAATATAAAATTGACCGTCAAAATCAGAAATTCCACTTTTGTTACCTCCTACAAGCATAACGGTTACTCCTGGTAATGGCTGACCTTTTTCATCGAGGATTTTTCCTGTAAGCATGTAATTTACATCTTCCCGATCTTCTTTTTTGGATGTGTTCACTTCATTCTTAACACTCTCCTTTTTATAAATCACGACATTTTTGTCTACCTGTTTGTAAACTAAATTACTGCCCTGAAATACAATATTCAAAATATCACTCACACTTCTGCGTCCTTTTGGAGTGTTAACCTTCGGGAAATCTTTTATGATCTGAGGTTGGTAAGCAAACAGCAATCCTGTTTTATTTTCTATTGTCTTAAACAAAGTTTTAATATCCTGATTATGAAGTTCTATATCAACGGATATTGATTCTAAATTCTGACTGCTCATTTCGGTCGCAAAGACCATCGGAGCGCCGCAGGTCAATAAGAAAATGTGGAATAAACTGATGCGCATGATCATAATGGTTTTTTTTGACAAGTGGAAAAAAGATGATTTTTTTTCCCTGTCAAACATGGTTGTTTTACAGCGTAATTTCATAAATTTGCATGTTTTTAATGGTTAGTTCGATTTTAATTATTAGAAATATTCGCCATCTGGGGTCAGAAGCCAGATGGTTTTTTTTTATGTACTTATAGGCTTTTTTGTTTTAAGTTATTTTTTATTTTAATTTTTCAGAATCTGTTTTTATTGACAGCCTTTTCCTTCCAAGATGATCGATCCTGAATCAGTATAGTGGTAATTGACTTCAATAACACTACAGACTACTTTTAGAATGTGATCCAAATCTTCATCATTTAAGAAGCTGGCAGTTATTCTGCAATTTTTAATATTTTCATTTAATGAAATTTTCACTTTATATTTTTGGGCAATAAGCGCTGCTGCTTCTTCCATATTAATATCATCCAAAATCAGGTAATTGCTTTTCCACTGTGTCACTACAGCAGCACTTACGTTATTCTGTTCGAAACTCAAGGTGTTTTTATCCACTTTAATCTGTTGGTTAGGTGTAATTACTCCATATACTTTCTTAGTGTCACCAACCTGTACTTTACCTCGTGTAACGGTAACCTCAATATTTGTAGACGAATTGCGCGCATTAATATTAAAAGCTGTACCTAAAACTTTAGTCTGAACCTCGCCGGTATGCACTATAAAAGCCTTTTTTTCATTGTGATGAATATCAAAATAAGCTTCACCGGTAAGTGTTACTTCACGGGTTTTATCATCAAAAGAGTTCTTGTTATATTCCAGACTGCTGTTATCATTCAAAAGAACAGTGCTTCCGTCAGGTAAATGGATTAATTGTTTTCCGCTGAAAGCAATTAATGCACTTTCTTCCGCCACAGTCTGCTGTTCAACCTGAGTAGGAACTACAGGGTTTGATTTAAAAATAAAAGTACTGCCGATAGCTGCAAATAGTGCGATACTTGCCGCTGCAAAAAGAATACGAAGTGTCTTTTTTCTATTTCTTCCTTCAGGAGAAAAAGTTATTAGTTTTGATTCGTCTTTAGATTGGGATAAAATTCTATTAAGAATAATTTCTCCCTGCTTCTCGTCCATAAAATCTGAAACCTCATTTTCTTTTAATGAAGTATAAATTTCATCTTTTATAAAAACATCATATTGATCGGTTTTTACAATTTGCATGAATTGTTCCAATTCTTGATCTGAAAGTTCACCTTGCAGATAACGATCAAATAATTTTTCGAATTCTTCTTTTTGCATCTCTTTATAATTACTTTATAGTAGGTTTTTATCTATTCAGGCAATTAATATCAATATTTCTAAAATTGAAAAAAAAAGTTTTCATGTTAGAGATTATGAAGCCCGTATATTATAAAGACAATTTAAAAGAGGAGAAGGAGTAGTCTAAAGTTAAAAAAAAGTAAAATTATTTTAAACAAAAAGAGTATTCATCTCAAAAACCATACATTACACTATATATTTTGAGTAAAAAAATAACCAAAACTTATTATGACAAGATTGATATGACGGGCAAGCTGCAACCGAATTAGCTTTAAAGCCTGCGCCATATGTTTCTTTACAGTTAAAGGTGATATATCAAGTATTTCTGCAATTTTTTGATGGCTGAGTCCTTCAACTTTAGCCATTTGATATATTTTTTGTTGCTGAGGAGGAAGTTTGAGTAAGATTTGACTTAAAAGTACATTATACTGCTCATCTTTTAAAAAAGAATCAGTTGCGTTAAATGAAGAATCAGTATGTTTTAGATCACTTTTAAAAGTATCTTCTCTCGCTATTTTTTTAATCATATTAAAAATTTGGTTTCTACCCGAAATAAAAAGATAACTTTCAAAATCTGTTATATCTTTTAATTCTTCTTTTCTAAGCCAAATTTTCATAAATACATCCTGAACCACCTCTTCAGAAAGCGTTTTGGATTTAGTAATTTTTAAAGCAGATGAGTAAACGACATTTTTATATCGATTATATAAAGTTGTGAAGGCTATTTCATTTCCCTGAGACAATTCAAACAAAAGTTTATTTTCGTCAAGATTAGAATTTGAAGCCATATAAAAGTGATTATTAGATTTTACAATATTATTAATTTTCTAAGACTTCTATAATCTATCTCTATAAAAAGTATCAAAAATGTGATTTTGACATTTTTTAATCAATGAATACTATAACTTTCAAAAATATACGTAATATTATTATATATAGTTTAGTGGCCTACTCAAAATTTTAAAGCTAAATCTTACAGCTTCTATGACTAAATAATTTGCTTTATTTTTATCTCGTTACTTTTAGCAATAAAATTGAACAAAAAAACATTTTGCATCAGAATAAAAAACTATTTATTGTGATAAAAAATAGCACTATCACATATTCTGAG
This genomic interval carries:
- a CDS encoding SusC/RagA family TonB-linked outer membrane protein, which codes for MIMRISLFHIFLLTCGAPMVFATEMSSQNLESISVDIELHNQDIKTLFKTIENKTGLLFAYQPQIIKDFPKVNTPKGRRSVSDILNIVFQGSNLVYKQVDKNVVIYKKESVKNEVNTSKKEDREDVNYMLTGKILDEKGQPLPGVTVMLVGGNKSGISDFDGQFYIELPSGKHVLKVSYLGYKTQQITVENQVSITINMQPDLAKLDEIVVIGYGTTTRRTSTGSVVKITAEDIEKQPVTNILQTLQGRAPGVFVTQTSGYAGSDMNISIRGRNFIAGNNLPLYIVDGVPYIGDDIKEQVQDQDVIRGAQKSTSPLNIINPNDIESIEILKDADATAIYGSRGANGVVLITTKKGKAGKTEFTITTNSGVSEVAHMVKTLGTPAYLNMLQTALNNNGDVADVDSNGIAITDWDPNAQTNWQKKLIGGTANFNNYSASLKGGNETTNFLLSGAYHKETTVVPGDFSYDKFSTNFNINHSTLDKKLKIGASVIFAADNNKLPFFDITTYAVGTAPNRPLYNADGSYYWSPDYFSDINPLAALEKRVEDKGINLITSLSLQYEIAKGFSFKTDLGYGRAQMQTKQFMPSSAINHAYAEANDMSLNFQRSYTVSTNNTNNFTVEPQLNYTTELWKGNLTALVGGSWQNRKSEMPSYVGSSGYSSDNLIGNLGTAENITATNGSIEYKYISLFSRLNYNIANKYILNINFRRDGSSRFGANNRFGNFGSVGGAWVFTQENFLKNADWLSFGKLRSSYGEIGSDEIGDYQYAETFDTRNYGNGNASMAAARIANPNIKWGLTKKFEVALDFSFLNDRISLTTAYYKNTSSNQLVNYTLSAQAGFTTYTANLPAKVENQGWEFTLGTTNVRTKNLNWSTSFNISTNSNKLQSFPGIEFTSYYSQYVVGKPLGGRYLYNFTGVNANGIAQFEDVNGDGRISRGFAETGIGDRKYYGPTYPQYYGGISNTIAYKAFTLDFLFQFVKQDGSTLMSSTGGQPGYPYSTANFQVDEYNNYLAQGNVLSSGFQNSFFNYIGSNASIVDASYIKLKNVSASYQIPLDEATKKFLQSVRVSVQGQNLVTFTKYKGLDPETQGLALPPLRTITFGTQFTF
- a CDS encoding sigma-70 family RNA polymerase sigma factor, with protein sequence MASNSNLDENKLLFELSQGNEIAFTTLYNRYKNVVYSSALKITKSKTLSEEVVQDVFMKIWLRKEELKDITDFESYLFISGRNQIFNMIKKIAREDTFKSDLKHTDSSFNATDSFLKDEQYNVLLSQILLKLPPQQQKIYQMAKVEGLSHQKIAEILDISPLTVKKHMAQALKLIRLQLARHINLVIISFGYFFTQNI
- a CDS encoding FecR domain-containing protein, which gives rise to MQKEEFEKLFDRYLQGELSDQELEQFMQIVKTDQYDVFIKDEIYTSLKENEVSDFMDEKQGEIILNRILSQSKDESKLITFSPEGRNRKKTLRILFAAASIALFAAIGSTFIFKSNPVVPTQVEQQTVAEESALIAFSGKQLIHLPDGSTVLLNDNSSLEYNKNSFDDKTREVTLTGEAYFDIHHNEKKAFIVHTGEVQTKVLGTAFNINARNSSTNIEVTVTRGKVQVGDTKKVYGVITPNQQIKVDKNTLSFEQNNVSAAVVTQWKSNYLILDDINMEEAAALIAQKYKVKISLNENIKNCRITASFLNDEDLDHILKVVCSVIEVNYHYTDSGSIILEGKGCQ